ATTAATTTATCAAACCCCACTTCATGAAGAAGTGAATGAAAAATATGATCCTTCCAAAGAGCATATTTTGATCCATGGCTATAATAAGAATTTAGCAACAAAAATATTGAAATACACTATAAGCATACAAATTAAAAGTAATTTTAACGAGCTCGCTAACGTGTTTTAGGTGCACTCACTCGCTAAAATTACTTTTATGCAATAGATCTGTACACAATGACTATGCTTAGTTAAATTTACATCTAACTTTAGCTACTAGCTTCATTCGCTGAGCTACTATATATATGATGCTTCTCTTGATTGAAACATTTTGTAATATTAAGTTTAATTATTTTAACTAGCTTTTAATTTATTATTTTTGTAATGTACTTGTTGGACGATTAATAATCAGTCTTCCTAACTTCGTGTGCCAGTTTTTGAGTGTTGAACACTAGTATGAACGACTTATAACAAAATTTCAATCTAGCAAGACCTTATGCAGAATACAGATTCTATTCTTCAACCTATACAACCTTCCCCTATAGATACGATAAAGAAAAGACCGCCATATGCTAGAAGATATAATCGTTGGCGTATTCGAATTTTATATTCGATTATTATTGGCTATGCTACTTTTTATTTTTGTCGTCAGAACTTTAATATCGCCATGCCGGTATTAATGGATCATTTTCATGTCACTAAAACTCAGCTTGGATGGATATTGACAGCTGCTTCCATAGTATATGGTGTCGGAAAGTTTGTTAATGGATTTATTAGCGATAAATCCAACGCTCGTATATTTATGGCATGTGGCCTTGGTTTAGTTGGGATAGTAACCTTTTTTTCAGGGTTTGCTTCTAGTATTACAAGTTTAGGAATTTTGTGGATTTTAAACAATTGGTTTCAATCTATGGGATGGCCGCCAATAGCGCGGATGTTAACACACTGGTTTGCGCCAAAAGAATTAGGCACTAAGTGGGCGATAGGAGCTACCTCGCATCAAATTGGTGGCGCTATAACTATGGTCTTGTGTGGATATTTAGTAGATAGCTATGGTTGGCAAATGGCTTTCTTCGTCCCAGGAGTCGTAGGTATATTAATCGCCATTTTTTTATTTGATCGATTGAGAAACTCACCAGATGAAGTTGATTTACCAGTAGTAGAAGAATACAAAGAAGATAGTATTCCTTTTGGTAATAAGCTTGCGCTGACAACACGTCAATTATTAGAAATGGTGTTTATAAATAGATTAATGTGGTACGTTTGTATGGCAAATATGTGTTTATATGTGGTACGTTTAGGTATTATATTTTGGGCACCAATGTTTTTACGCGAATTAAAAGGTATGAGTTTATCTCAGGCGGGATGGCAAGTCGCAGCATATGAGATTTTAGGGTTGTTGGGTGGTCTTTGTGCAGGTTGGATGTCGGATAAAATTTTCTTAGGGAGACGTGGACCAGTAGGGTCAATTTTTATGATTGCACTGGCAATCATGCTGATTTTATTTTGGCAAATACCAGCAGGTTATGAATTACTTAGTATGTGTGCTATGACTTTAGCTGGTTTTTTTGTATATGGACCGCAAGTGCTAATAGGTGTTGCTTCTGCTGATTTTACCAGCAAACAGGCTATTGGTACTGCTAATGGTTTGGCCAGCGTATTTGCTTATCTTGGTTCGGCATTATCAGGAGTATGCGTGGGTTGGATAGTTGATTCTTCGGGCTGGGATGGGGTATTTTTATTTTTTATTCTCTCAGCAATATTAGGTGCAATATTTTTTGCTTTAACTTGGAATGCTAGTGCTAAGTCGACCGCTTAACGCAATTTGATCTTGCCCTAATTTTCCTGACACAAAGTCTATCAAGGGAAAGGAGTGGCAAAGATGCCAAAATGAATATACGATGAATTTAAAAGAGAAGCAGTGAAATTAGTGCAAGGAAGTGATAAATCAGCAGAGCTATGGTTCTACTAGAATTTATCATGAATTAAAGTATCTAGGCATAGGCGCGTACATACAATTGCGAGGCTTTGCTGAAACAATATTATAATTCAACAAAACAAGAAGCCAAAATCAACTCCTTCCAGGGGGAGGCCTATGAAAATAATTAATGTTACTTTTACGACTCGTATTGGAGGTTTGGAACAGGTGTTCCTAGATTATAACGAATGTATAAAATCTACAAACAATCAAATTATTTCCTTAGTACATAAAAAATCGCCATTAATACCATTAATCACTTCTCCTTATTATGCAGTAAATAATTTTTCAAAATACGATATCATAACACTAATTAAGATATATAATATTATCAATAAAGAAAACCCAGATTTAATCATCACTCATGGAAATCGGGCGCATTATATGTTGACCCAAGTTATTCGCCATAGATTATTAATACATAATTTATTAAATAGATTATTAAATAGACCTCCTAGCGCTAATAAGATTAAAGCAGCTATTCCTATTATCGGTATATGTCATGATTATAGCTTCGCTCATATTATTCGTTGCAATTATATTATATCTGTTAGCAATGATATGCGCCAACAGTTAATATCTAAAGGATATCCTATGGATCAAATATTTCATATCCCTAATATGATAAAAATACCAGTTGATCTCACTTATTCTCCTCCGCAACCTAAAGCTATCCCAGTAATTGGTATACTCGCACGTTTAGAAAAAATAAAAGGAGTGGATATTTTTATCAAAGCTTTAGCCTCATTAAAACGACAAAATGTAGCTTTTAAAGCAAAAATTGCTGGAAATGGTGTTGAGTATAATAATATAAAAGATCTTATATATAAATATAATTTACATAATGAAATTAACATGGTAGGCTGGATAGACAATAAAAGAGATTTTTTCAATAGCATAGATATATTATGTGTACCATCTCGCTATGAACCTTTTGGTTTAGTGATCCTGGAAGGTTTTTTACATTCAATTCCGGTAATCGTGAGTAATGTTCCTGGGCCTATGGAAATTGTACAGCATGGCGTAAATGGTCTGATTTTTGAGTCTGAAAATCACGATAATTTAAGCGCTGCAATTAAACGCATCATAGGTGAGCAAGAATTAGTAAAATATCTTACTTTGTCAGCTTTTGAGCGAATAAAGACATATGATATGGTTGAGATTAGTCCAAAGATTAGTCAAGTTTTTTCAAAATGTATGTTTAATTAATGCAGTAAGTCAATGAATCATTTAATTGTTAGTGTCACCTTTTTATTGTTTATTATGTTAAATTATGCGCAAGCAGAAGTAATTCAGACCAGTAGCTTACTTCCTATCGAAACGGCAGTTAATAACTCCAATGAACATACTTTGTTAATATTTGATGTACAGGAAGTACTGATGATTGCACGAGATCAGGTGCTAACTCCTGCCTATAAAGTTGAAAGAAAAAAAATTAAGCAACAACTCCTCTCGCATTTGCCAACAAAAGATACTGAAACTATAGAAAGTATAATCTTGATGGATTATAAACCAGTCCTAGTTGATCCTGATATAGTAAACTTAATAGCCAATGCAAAATCAAAGCACATCAAGACACTAGCTTTAACTAGTGGATATACCGGTAAATTTGGTAAAATTGATAATCGAGAAAATTTGCGTATCGAAAAATTAAAAGCTTTAGGTATTGATTTTAGCTCCAGCTTTTCACAGATACCAACATTATCTTTCTCACATTTACAAGACCTACATAATACGAAATACACTCCAATGTTTAAACAAGGTATAATTTTTACCTGTAGATTACCAAAAGGTGAAGTGCTGGAAGCATTTCTTGTTCATGTAAAATCTCCAGTAAAAAAAATTATCTTTGTTGACAATAGGATTAAAAACGTAATGTCTGTAGAATCATTCTGCAAAAGCAAGGGTATAGAGTTTCAAGGATTTGTATATGCAGCCGTGAAAAATAGACCTAAATTACCATTAAATCAACAATTAGCTACTTATCAATTTAATGCCTTAGTAAAACAGCAACATTGGTTGAGTGAACTAGAAATACAAACTCAGTTAAAGCAACCAAATACAAAAGATTAGCTTATTAAAGCAACTATCCTCCTATTGATTTTTGTCTAAATTTTCTGCGAATGTTTGATGAACCATGTCAAGTCGTCATTGCGAGGGCTTTGCCTGAAGCAATCCAGAAAAACTCGGCGGTCAAAATTGACTGGATTGCTTCGACCATAAATGGTCTCGCAATGACGAGCTTTATCTTTAATTGACACAGCTCATTAAACACTCTCGAATTTCTCAGTAGTTAAATTATCAAAAAAACTAAAAATTACTACGCTTACAAAGCTATTTTACCATATATCACAAAATTTATTATAATAGACCTCTTTCGAAACTGGACTAAATATGTTATAAAGTCGAATTTACTTAATTTAGAACTATATGAGATATAAAAATTTAAGCATTTTATCGGAAGAGCATTTTAGAAGATTAACAGGGGTAAGAAATAGTACATTTGAAAAGATGGTAGGGATTTTAAAGACAGAGAAACAAATAAATAGGAGGTACCAAGGTGGCAGAAGAGCTAGTCTTAGTATGGAAGACAGCCTATTAATGACACTTGAATATTTAAGGGAATACCGTACCTATTTTCATATAGCTAAGAATTATGGAGTTAGCGAAAGCAGTGCATTTAAAACAATTCGTTTTGTTGAAGACACTCTAATAAAACATCCGGATTTTGCTCTTCCAGGTAAGAAGGCTCTAGTTAAAAGCGGTATGGAGTATGAATTAGTTTTAATAGATGCTACAGAAAGCCCTATAGAGCGACCCCAAAAAAACAGAAATACTATTACTCAGGTAAAAAGAAAAGACATACGTTAAAGACTCAAATAGTAGTAGATAAGAAAAGCAAACGAGTCATATGCACTTCTTTTTCCAATGGTAAGCGTCATGATTTTAAATTATTTAAAGAATCAAGAACCCATATACTGCCTGAGGTTAAAGTGATTACTGATACTGGTTATCAAGGCTTACAGAAGATTCATACAAATTCTGAGCTACCAAAGAAAAAGAGTAAAAAGAATGCTTTAACTAAAGAAGATAAGAAAAATAATAGAAGTTTAGCAAGTGACAGAGTATTAAATGAAAATGTTATCGGTATGTTAAAGCGTTTTAAAATAATTGCTGATAAATATCGAAATAGACGCAAAAGATTTGGTCTTAGGTTCAATTTAATTGCTGGTTTATATAATTGGGAGCTTGGTAAATGAGTTTCGAAAGAGGTCTAATGTTTCATTAACCAAAATTGTGATTTGTCTTGCAATCAAGTACCATTTTGATTTGGATATTATCAACTTAATATAGAAAGTAAAATATGGCTAAATCTGATGAGTCACTGAAACTTGATTTAAACGTTAAAATAAAGGCGTATGAACCAACTTTGGATGAGATCAAGAATTATGTTCAAGCACAACAGCAAGCATTGAAAGAAAATTCTAATATAACTTTAAATGATTATCTAAAGGAAAATAGTGCTCACAAGGGCTCAAATACTGTAGTAGTAGCAGATCTATCTGGTATGGAATTTGATAGGGAATACAAGAATGGAACAGCAGTAAGTTCTTTGCTTGACCTAAAAGGAGTGGATTTTAGTGGTAGTATTATCAAAAATACCAGCTTTACTAACTGTGATCTGACAGATGCTGTATTTTGTGACACTGATTTAACTAATGCTAATTTTAAGGGAAATAATACCATAAAAAATATAGATTTCCGTGGCGCTGATTTAGCGACATGTCAATTTGACAATATGATGACGGGTGATCAAGTTGCAGGTATCAAATTTAGCACCACTTCTGCTTTAGGCAGACAATATGCTGATATTAAGGGTGATATATTTCGTACAATAGAACGTCAGGAATTAGTAAAGGAAAAAGAACAAGCAGTGAATGCAGCATATAAAAATCTAGGGGTTACAGAAAAATTATATGTCACAATAGGGGTGGATAAAGGAAACAAAAAATATGATGATTTAGTGACTGAGTTAGACCAAGCAAAAGCTGGGGGTTTTCCTAATAAAGATTATACAGAATCATTAAATAAGAAAAAACAAGAGGTTAAGGAAGCGTATAGCAAACTTGGTGTTACTAGATTTACTACCAATGCAGAAGACCAGAAACACTATGACACGTTAAGTGCAGAACTAAAGGAAATGAGAGCTAAGCCTCCAGAAAAAGACTACATAATGCATAAAAGCTTTCAGAATGTATTTAGTAGTCAATCAGATACTTTTGATCCTGCTTATACCAGAGGTTCAAGTAAAGCAGAGCGAGATCAGCCAAAAGGATATGTTGAATTATCCAGAGAAAATGTTGTCACTTATTTAGATCGTATTAAAACTGAGACAAAATTATCTTTAAATGACTTTGCCAAAGAGATTAAAAAAGAGGAGCTGGCAAAAGAGGGAAAAAAATTAGATCCTAATACGAAGTATATCGCTGATTGTTCTGCTAAAGGTAATACAGATAGCACAAATTCATTAAGAAAAGTGGATTTATCCGGCCTTGATTTTACTAATGCTAAAATAGATGGTGTAAGCTTTGCTGGCTCTGATTTACGTGGGTGTAATTTTACCGGCGCTGATATTAGTCGCTCAAGTTTTGAAGGAGCTGATCTTGGTCTTAAAAGAATAGAAATCGATGGTTCAACACGTACGCAAGGAGTAATATTTGACAATACTACTGCTAGAGATGCTAACTTTTTTAATACTAACTTTAACGCTGCAAGCATCAAAGACAGTGATTTTAAACGAGCTTACATGCCACGTTCCGATGGATCATTTGCGCAAATTGAAAGTACCAATTTTGATTATGCTAATATTAAAAATGGTAAATGGGATCAAACTACAATTAAAGAAGCTACTTTTAATTTTGCGAATATGGAAGGTATCTCTCTTGCTGGTGCTGATATGAGGAAAGTACAAGCTCAGCATGCAATCTTAAATGGGGCAATTTTAACTAATTGTAATGCTATTGAGAGTGATTTTACTAAAGCACATATGAATAACGTTACTGCTACCAAAGCAAATTTACAAGATACGATATTAAAAGGTATAGAAGCCAAAGGCATTAATTTATCAGACGCTGAATTAAACGAATTTACCAAACTTGATGGTGCAAATTTAGAAGGTGCAATCCTAAAGAGAATTAATGCCGAGAGAGTGAGTTTTGTCGGCGCTAATATGGATAAAGTTGATGCAGAATTTGCTAAGCTTAGTGGAGCAGATCTTGAAGGCGTTAAAGCCAGGTTCGCTAAGTTAGATGGAGCAATATTAGATGAAGTAAAAGCATCTGGTGTAGATTTGACTGGTGCTAAGTTGAATAATATTAAAGCTAGAAGTGCAGATTTTACTAAAGCTGTTATGGAAGGCGTTGAAGCGAAAAAAGCTGATTTTACTAAAACTGATTTTACAGAGGCTGATTTACAAAATGCTAACTTAAAAGAAGCTATATTAAAAGAAGTTAACCTGGCGAAAGCCAAAGTTAATACTAATACTAACCTCGCTGGAGCTGATATCAAAGGTGCGGTAGGAAAACTACAGGATTATGGTAGTGATGGAAAAAACAAGGGAGAAAAATCCATTGAAGAACAAAAAGTTCAAAGTGAGAAAATAGAAGCGGCTAAGAATATGCCCTGGTATAAAAAGGCTGCTGGGACAGTTTTGGACTGGTGTGGAAAAGGGCTTAACAAAGCAAAAGAACTTGCTGGACAAGCTAAAGACGCAATAGGCGGTTTTATTTCTAAATATGGTAAAGTTGTCGGGGCGGTAGTAGGCGTAGGGATTGCAATAACAGTTGCTGCTGGAATTGTTGCTACTGGTGGTTTAGGGTTGGCAGCAGCAGCAGCAGTATATGGTGGATGTGCTCTAGCTGGAGCAGCTATTGGAGCTGTAGGTGCGCATTATGGGATCAAACATGCTGGTGTTGGTGCTGTAGTTGGCGGATTATTTGCTGCTAGCGTAACTGGTAGTCCTACTGCAATAATAGCGGGAGCAGGACTTGGCGAAGTAGCAAATAAGGTGCTAAAGAAAACTACTGGCGTTGAAATGGGAGCTGGAACAGCTCTGGGAGTAACATTAGCTCTGGCCACAGGTGGACTGGCAATTGGGCCAATACTTGCTGGGTCTCTTGTTGGTGTTAGTACAGATGTGATTGTCGAGAAAGCAACTGGAAAATCTTTGGCAGAGTGGGGGAAGGATGGTTATAAAGGGTTAACAGAACTCTGTGAAAAAGGAGCGGAAAAATATGGTAGTAGTCCTGAGCTCAAGGCCTTAATAGCAGAACAAACTAAGTGCCAGGCTATTTTTGATGAGAAAGCTAAAGAACTCAAAAATTCTATGGGCTCACCAGATACAACATTAGAGAATAAGTTAAAAAATGATCTAGCAAGGCAGCAAGATCAAAAAACTCCACCATTGGATCAGGTGTTGAGCACAGAGAAACAAGCTACCTTAGAAAAGCAGCAGCAAACTGTTAATAAAACTGTCGAAAAAGAGAAGTTACAGGATAATGTTTCACAGAAATTGCAAGAAACAGCTTCTAAAATCGGTGATTTAAAATCACAACAACCAACAAAACAGGAAGATAAATCAAAAGATCAATCTACTACAGTTATCAATAAAAAAGCACCACAACAGGTAGGTGGTCGTGGTGGTAATTCAAATGCAATATAAACAAGAAAAGTGATTTATTTAGAGACATTTATAAAAAGTAGTACATAAGTAATATGAGTAAAATAGAAGATCAACATATAGAACCAATAAAACAAACCACTGAACTTAACAAAGAAGAAGCGCAGTTATCGGTTAAGGAAGAGACAGTAGTTCAAGTTAAAGACAAAGAAGTTGAATCTGGACTACAGACAAAACTAGAGCAAGAACAGCAAATTCAACCGCAAAAAACTGCTCAGGACAGTGTTGGCTTTGAAGATAAAGAATTTGACACTATTACTAAAGAAATTCGTGACCAAGTTATTTCCAAACAACTTGGGTTACTACAAAACGCTTTAAGCGATCAAGCTGAAAACGAAGAACAAAAAGCTCAAATCAAAAAACTTAGTCAATTAGAATTAAATCAGTTTTTACAAGACGAAAAGAATAAAGATTCAATCAATAAGGCTCTTGCTGATCCAAAGCTTAATGCGGCATTGAATAATGCTGAGGTAGAGGGTTATGGTCAATTTCACAATAAATTTAAAGATAAATTTGAGGATTTACAATGGGAGCCTGGATCAAACGAATCCACTCGGTCTAAGGAAGTAAAAAATAAAGACGGTCAGTCATTATGTACTTTAACTGAAACTATGGTTAAGGAACCAACCACAGTAACGTTGGCTGATGGTTCAACAAAGGAAGTGTCTGGTTACCGTAAAGTTGATTTTCCAAAAGAGCTAACGGGCGAAGGCCCACTACATCTATCGATGGCCGTCAAGGGTGCAGACGGTAAAAATATTGCTGAAGATAAAGCTGTTTATTTTAGTGCACATTATGATAAACAAGGCAAACTTACTGAAGTTAGTACACCAGTACCGGTAAAATTTATGGGAAAAGGTGATGATGCTATAGGTTATATAGAACGGGACGGCAATGTTTATACTTTACCAGTAACTCAAGGTAAGTATAAGGAAATGATGAAAGAAGTGGCTAAAAATCAAGGTATGGGGATGGATTTATCTCAAAGTCTTGATGTTCCTGCCAAAACTAATGAACTTGCTGAAAAATTAGGTGCTGATACAGTATCACAAGTTAAACCTAAAGAAGATTTGGCAATTGAAGCTACTAATCAAAAATTATCTTTAGAAAATCAATCACTTGCTAACACTTTAGGCCTTGAAGCAGTGTTACAGGAGAAAAGTGATAAAGAAATCAAGAATCCAGAACTAGAACAAGGCAAAGAGAGTAAAAATCTAGAACTTACTGCTGAAGAAAAATTAAAAGAAAAAGCTGCTCTTGCACAAAAATTAGGTATGGACAAGGTACTACAAGTTGAATCTACAGATTTAACAGTAGAAGCTAAGCAAAAATTGGACTTAGATGGTAAAAAACAAGAATCAGCTTTAGAAGGGCAAGAAAAAGACAAAGAAAAAGCTAATCAAGATAAACTCAAAGTAGATGATCCAACAAAAGAAGAAAAAGCCGGATTCCAAGGATTACAAAGTAAAAAAGAAGCTATAGAATCATTAAGCAAAACTGATGTTAATAATGAGGTGGTGCAAGCAACTACAAAATCTGAAATTAAGTCAATAGATTCTAAAGATAAAGAGCCTAAAAAAGAAGAGCCGGTAGTAGAGTCACAACAAAATGTTGAGAAAAAGTTAGAAGAAGTTGATCAAAGAAAACAGCAAGAGAAAAAAGAAATTGAGAAAAGCAAAGAAGGCGTAGTAGTAAATAATCCTGGGAAACAAACTGATAACATAGACACAGCAAAGCAATTGGATGAGACGCAAAAACGATTAATGATAGATAAACACTCTCATCAGACCAAAGCACAGATTGATCTCGAAATGTCAAAGGATGCTAAAGCAATTGCAACTGTAGCTAAAACAAATTTAGAAGCTCAACAACAAGGACCAATCAAAGAATCAATTGGATCAATAAAACCAAGTCAAACACCTAATATAGAGCAAGGATCTCAAAGTAAAGGTAAAGATGCCCTTTCAAAATAAAAATACGCAGAAGAAGCCAAATGATGATCAAGCTTTCGTCATCAATGAAATTAACAAGATTAAAGCAGAAATTAGTAGCTTAAGATTAGCTGATTTTGACAGATTGCATAACATTATTACCAATCTATTGGCCATGCCTAATATTCCACCGGCATTGCGTAATATCGTTAGTGATCTTAGCTTTAAAATTGCCGCACAAGAACAGCAAATAAAAGATACCGCCATCAACCAATCTGGATCAACAGAGATGCAAAGGGATGCTAATGCGGATTTAAATAAGCATTTCGATGAGGCATTCGTTCACGAGACGCAAGAACAAAAGATACAATCTTTAAAAAAAGAATATAATTCATATAGCACAAACATGCTACAAGAATTGGAACATGATAATAAGCTTTTAGAAAAAGCATTGTCAGGTAAAGAGCTAAGTAAAAGTGAACAAGCAAAATTGACTGGTCAACATGATAATGCTGACGAAAAAGTAAAAGCTGAAGAGAAATTAGCAACAAAGGCTAAAAAATGGGCGCAAATATATGAATTAGAGGAAAAGCTTACTAATTCTCTTAAATATAAACAAGAAAAAATAACACAGTTTGATAAAATGCTAGCAACTACCGACTTGCCGCATGAAAAACGAAAAGAGCTAATAGGATTAAAAGTTAAACATCAACAAAAAATTGATAAACATAGCAAAACCTTGAATGCTATAAAGACAAAATGCGCTAAAAGAGATAAGGAGTTAGAATTATTAGCTGATCCAAAGTTAGATAAAAATATAGCGCATCATCTCGTAAAAAAACATCACCATATTCATGGTAAACGATATGAGCAAGAGGAGTCGACCAATCCCGATCATCGTGGATTAAAAACGCTAAAACGTTTAGTAAAAGAAATAGGTGTTCCTGATAATTTAAGCAAAGACCAGCAATCTGAAGAATCACATGCATCAAAATTAAAATCAAAAGCACAAAATATAACTAAAACTGTAAAGCACATGCATTCTCTTAAGTTAGAGGATAATGAGCGTGTGTCACAACCAAGTCATACCCCTAAAATTTCTAAACCTATTACAAAAGGTCGTCATAATATTTAATGCAAAAGAGAATAGACCTCTTTCGAAACTCATTTACCAAGATCCCAATTATATAAACCAGCAATTAAATTGAACCTAAGACCAAATCTTTTGCGTCTATTTCGATATTTATCAGCAATTAGGGAGTGTTCGGTGAACTGTGTCATTTTAAAAATCATCTCCTAAATTTTAGTCTGTCTGGGAAATAAATATCCAGCTGAGAAATTGCCAAAGCCCAATTTGGTACCGGCATATTCCATTTAGCTGTAATTTGTTTTATAGCGCAAAACATCAATTTAAACAAGGCGTTTTCTGATGTGAATGAGCCTTTAGTTTTGGTATATTTTCTGACTTGACGATGAAAACCCTCTATAGGGTTGGTAGTATAAATCAGCCTCCTTACCTCGTTCGAGTACTTAAAATAAGTGGTTAAATTATCCCAATTTTGTTGCCAGGATTTTATAACCATTGGATATTTTTTACCCCATTTTTCGTCAAGTTGTAATAGATTATACTCAGCAGAATCCTTACTTGCTGCCTGATAGACAGTTTTTAAATCTACCATGAATTCTTTTTGGTTCTTACTGGCAACATTTTTTAATGAATTACGAATTTGGTGTACTATGCAAAGCTGTACTTCAGTTCTAGGAAATGCCGTACTGATCGCTTCCGGAAAACCTTTGAGACCATCTATGCAGGCAATCAATATATCTTCAATTCCTCGTGCTTTTAAATCATTTAATACTGAAAGCCAGAAATGCGCTCCTTCTGATTCAGCGGGATAAAATCCCAGTATCTCTTTATATCCTGAACTGTTGATGCCCATAATATTATAGAGTACTTTAGTGATGACTTTATTATCCTGCTTTACTTTAAAAAACATTGCATCTAAAAACATCACTGCATATACCGATTCAAGCGGTCTTGCTCGCCATTCATTTAGCATTGGCACTAGTTTATCAGTTACACTAGAGATAGTAGCTGCCGATACTTCTACCCCATAAATTTCTTGTAAGTGATTAGCTATCCCATCATAGGATGTCCCAAGACCGTAAAGGGCTAGTATTTTATTATCAAGTTCCTCATTTAATATTGTTTGGCGTTTTTTAATTAATTGTGGTTCAAAACTACCGTTGCGATCTCTGGGTACTTCAAGTTCAAAGGCACCACTACCGGTTCTCATAGTTTTAGTAGCAACGCCATTTCTGCGGTTGCCGCCTTGCTCAAGCGTCTCTTCTTCTAAATGAGAATCCATCTCACCTTGCAAAGCTATTTGTGTTAAGTCTTTAACTAAATTTGTTAACAGCCCACCTTTACCAAGTAATGGTTTGCCTTGATAGAGACCCCTAACAATCTCGGCTAACGCCTCATTTTGTGTCGAAGGTAAATTTGTTACTTGCTGCGCTAAACTAACTTCAGTTAAATTATTACTGTTTATATTCTTCTTCATGTCAAACTCTCTGCTTTCTGTACAGTTTATAAAGATAAATTACTTATTAATTTATCTTTA
The genomic region above belongs to Candidatus Trichorickettsia mobilis and contains:
- a CDS encoding MFS transporter, with protein sequence MQNTDSILQPIQPSPIDTIKKRPPYARRYNRWRIRILYSIIIGYATFYFCRQNFNIAMPVLMDHFHVTKTQLGWILTAASIVYGVGKFVNGFISDKSNARIFMACGLGLVGIVTFFSGFASSITSLGILWILNNWFQSMGWPPIARMLTHWFAPKELGTKWAIGATSHQIGGAITMVLCGYLVDSYGWQMAFFVPGVVGILIAIFLFDRLRNSPDEVDLPVVEEYKEDSIPFGNKLALTTRQLLEMVFINRLMWYVCMANMCLYVVRLGIIFWAPMFLRELKGMSLSQAGWQVAAYEILGLLGGLCAGWMSDKIFLGRRGPVGSIFMIALAIMLILFWQIPAGYELLSMCAMTLAGFFVYGPQVLIGVASADFTSKQAIGTANGLASVFAYLGSALSGVCVGWIVDSSGWDGVFLFFILSAILGAIFFALTWNASAKSTA
- a CDS encoding pentapeptide repeat-containing protein, translated to MAKSDESLKLDLNVKIKAYEPTLDEIKNYVQAQQQALKENSNITLNDYLKENSAHKGSNTVVVADLSGMEFDREYKNGTAVSSLLDLKGVDFSGSIIKNTSFTNCDLTDAVFCDTDLTNANFKGNNTIKNIDFRGADLATCQFDNMMTGDQVAGIKFSTTSALGRQYADIKGDIFRTIERQELVKEKEQAVNAAYKNLGVTEKLYVTIGVDKGNKKYDDLVTELDQAKAGGFPNKDYTESLNKKKQEVKEAYSKLGVTRFTTNAEDQKHYDTLSAELKEMRAKPPEKDYIMHKSFQNVFSSQSDTFDPAYTRGSSKAERDQPKGYVELSRENVVTYLDRIKTETKLSLNDFAKEIKKEELAKEGKKLDPNTKYIADCSAKGNTDSTNSLRKVDLSGLDFTNAKIDGVSFAGSDLRGCNFTGADISRSSFEGADLGLKRIEIDGSTRTQGVIFDNTTARDANFFNTNFNAASIKDSDFKRAYMPRSDGSFAQIESTNFDYANIKNGKWDQTTIKEATFNFANMEGISLAGADMRKVQAQHAILNGAILTNCNAIESDFTKAHMNNVTATKANLQDTILKGIEAKGINLSDAELNEFTKLDGANLEGAILKRINAERVSFVGANMDKVDAEFAKLSGADLEGVKARFAKLDGAILDEVKASGVDLTGAKLNNIKARSADFTKAVMEGVEAKKADFTKTDFTEADLQNANLKEAILKEVNLAKAKVNTNTNLAGADIKGAVGKLQDYGSDGKNKGEKSIEEQKVQSEKIEAAKNMPWYKKAAGTVLDWCGKGLNKAKELAGQAKDAIGGFISKYGKVVGAVVGVGIAITVAAGIVATGGLGLAAAAAVYGGCALAGAAIGAVGAHYGIKHAGVGAVVGGLFAASVTGSPTAIIAGAGLGEVANKVLKKTTGVEMGAGTALGVTLALATGGLAIGPILAGSLVGVSTDVIVEKATGKSLAEWGKDGYKGLTELCEKGAEKYGSSPELKALIAEQTKCQAIFDEKAKELKNSMGSPDTTLENKLKNDLARQQDQKTPPLDQVLSTEKQATLEKQQQTVNKTVEKEKLQDNVSQKLQETASKIGDLKSQQPTKQEDKSKDQSTTVINKKAPQQVGGRGGNSNAI
- a CDS encoding DUF2608 domain-containing protein — encoded protein: MNHLIVSVTFLLFIMLNYAQAEVIQTSSLLPIETAVNNSNEHTLLIFDVQEVLMIARDQVLTPAYKVERKKIKQQLLSHLPTKDTETIESIILMDYKPVLVDPDIVNLIANAKSKHIKTLALTSGYTGKFGKIDNRENLRIEKLKALGIDFSSSFSQIPTLSFSHLQDLHNTKYTPMFKQGIIFTCRLPKGEVLEAFLVHVKSPVKKIIFVDNRIKNVMSVESFCKSKGIEFQGFVYAAVKNRPKLPLNQQLATYQFNALVKQQHWLSELEIQTQLKQPNTKD
- a CDS encoding glycosyltransferase family 4 protein → MKIINVTFTTRIGGLEQVFLDYNECIKSTNNQIISLVHKKSPLIPLITSPYYAVNNFSKYDIITLIKIYNIINKENPDLIITHGNRAHYMLTQVIRHRLLIHNLLNRLLNRPPSANKIKAAIPIIGICHDYSFAHIIRCNYIISVSNDMRQQLISKGYPMDQIFHIPNMIKIPVDLTYSPPQPKAIPVIGILARLEKIKGVDIFIKALASLKRQNVAFKAKIAGNGVEYNNIKDLIYKYNLHNEINMVGWIDNKRDFFNSIDILCVPSRYEPFGLVILEGFLHSIPVIVSNVPGPMEIVQHGVNGLIFESENHDNLSAAIKRIIGEQELVKYLTLSAFERIKTYDMVEISPKISQVFSKCMFN
- a CDS encoding IS5 family transposase (programmed frameshift) — encoded protein: MRYKNLSILSEEHFRRLTGVRNSTFEKMVGILKTEKQINRRYQGGRRASLSMEDSLLMTLEYLREYRTYFHIAKNYGVSESSAFKTIRFVEDTLIKHPDFALPGKKALVKSGMEYELVLIDATESPIERPPKKQKYYYSGKKKRHTLKTQIVVDKKSKRVICTSFSNGKRHDFKLFKESRTHILPEVKVITDTGYQGLQKIHTNSELPKKKSKKNALTKEDKKNNRSLASDRVLNENVIGMLKRFKIIADKYRNRRKRFGLRFNLIAGLYNWELGK